A genome region from Arthrobacter agilis includes the following:
- the hemE gene encoding uroporphyrinogen decarboxylase, translating into MDLAASHPLNDGRTSGSALISAYRGLTPHRRPVWFMRQAGRSLPEYRALRAGTDMLASCLDPEMASEITLQPVRRHDVDAGIFFSDIVIPLKLAGVDVDIVPGVGPVLGKPVRTAADVAALPTLTDEALDPIRQAVALTVDQLGSTPLIGFAGAPFTLAAYMVEGRPSRDHLGPRTMMHADPDTWRALTDWAADASGMFLRAQLEAGASAAQLFDSWAGSLGLADYRRHVAPASRRALDHVRGLGAPLIHFGTGTSELLVAMHEVGVDVIGVDYRLPLDEAGRRLGGTVPLQGNIDPALLPAPWPVLERHVREVLAAGASAPGHVVNLGHGVPPETDPDVLTRVVELVHSVEP; encoded by the coding sequence ATGGACCTCGCCGCATCGCACCCGCTCAACGACGGCCGCACGTCCGGCTCGGCCCTCATCTCCGCCTATCGCGGCCTGACGCCGCACCGGCGTCCCGTGTGGTTCATGCGCCAGGCCGGACGGTCGCTGCCCGAATACCGGGCGCTGCGCGCAGGCACCGACATGCTCGCGTCCTGCCTGGACCCCGAGATGGCGTCCGAGATCACCCTGCAGCCCGTCCGCCGCCATGATGTCGACGCCGGCATCTTCTTCTCCGACATCGTGATCCCGCTGAAGCTCGCAGGTGTCGACGTGGACATCGTCCCCGGGGTGGGCCCGGTCCTCGGCAAGCCCGTCCGCACCGCCGCCGACGTCGCCGCCCTGCCCACGCTGACCGACGAGGCGCTCGACCCGATCCGGCAGGCGGTCGCCCTGACCGTCGACCAGCTCGGGAGCACGCCGCTGATCGGCTTCGCCGGGGCGCCGTTCACCCTGGCCGCCTACATGGTGGAGGGGCGGCCCTCACGCGACCACCTCGGCCCGCGCACCATGATGCACGCGGACCCTGACACCTGGCGCGCCCTGACCGACTGGGCCGCGGACGCGTCGGGCATGTTCCTGCGCGCACAGCTCGAAGCCGGCGCCAGCGCGGCGCAGCTGTTCGACTCCTGGGCCGGCTCGCTCGGACTCGCGGACTACCGCCGTCACGTCGCCCCTGCCTCGCGGCGGGCCCTCGACCACGTGCGCGGTCTCGGGGCGCCCCTGATCCACTTCGGCACCGGCACGTCCGAGCTCCTCGTCGCGATGCACGAGGTGGGCGTGGACGTCATCGGCGTCGACTACCGGCTGCCCCTCGACGAAGCCGGCAGGCGCCTCGGCGGGACGGTCCCGCTGCAGGGCAACATCGACCCGGCCCTGCTGCCCGCACCTTGGCCGGTCCTCGAGCGCCACGTCCGCGAGGTGCTGGCCGCCGGAGCGTCGGCCCCCGGGCACGTGGTGAACCTCGGACACGGCGTCCCGCCGGAGACCGACCCGGACGTCCTGACACGCGTCGTCGAACTCGTCCACTCCGTGGAGCCGTAG
- a CDS encoding glutamyl-tRNA reductase yields the protein MVLLSLVATHSNVDLETVARLSVGAPQVPASVLADDRAVSGAVVLATCNRFEIYAEAPSEEDVEAARSAIVSTISEYSGIPEQSVSASFETHTGQGVAEHLFAVGAGLDSAVIGEREIAGQVRRALIEAQGSGAASGGLVRLFQAASKTAKDVGAQTALGSRGRSIVSVALELAGDLSADADWSRKTVVLFGTGAYAGAAMAALKERGCTDISVFSSSGRAEGFVASRGGTAVTAADLPGAMRRADVVIGCSGSDARIDAADIERVRAGSNRPLVVIDLALSHDFDPAVGTLDDVELITLESVRAAAPEEQADALAQAADLVRGAARSFEEQQTTRAMNAAIVALRRHTQAVLDSEMERVRAQHGCTAAAEEVEFALRRMVRQLLHVPTVRARELAAEGRQDDYTAALEALYGIDMAPAEKTPAPHPDLGAPGHAAEVVPATRPHEHLDGAVCPVDHERPAQSA from the coding sequence GTGGTACTTCTTTCACTTGTAGCGACACATTCGAACGTGGACCTGGAGACGGTCGCCCGACTGAGCGTCGGGGCACCCCAGGTCCCTGCTTCCGTACTCGCCGATGACAGGGCCGTGTCCGGTGCCGTCGTCCTGGCGACCTGCAACCGTTTCGAGATCTACGCCGAAGCGCCCTCCGAAGAGGACGTCGAGGCCGCCCGTTCCGCGATCGTGTCGACCATCAGCGAGTACTCCGGCATCCCGGAGCAGTCGGTCTCCGCGTCCTTCGAGACCCACACCGGCCAGGGCGTGGCCGAACACCTCTTCGCCGTCGGCGCCGGGCTCGATTCCGCCGTGATCGGTGAACGCGAGATCGCGGGCCAGGTGCGCCGCGCACTCATCGAGGCGCAGGGCTCGGGTGCTGCCAGCGGCGGCCTCGTGCGCCTGTTCCAGGCCGCCTCGAAGACCGCGAAGGACGTCGGCGCGCAGACGGCGCTCGGCAGCCGGGGCCGGTCCATCGTCTCCGTGGCCCTCGAGCTCGCCGGCGATCTCTCCGCCGACGCCGACTGGTCGCGCAAGACCGTCGTGCTGTTCGGCACGGGCGCGTATGCGGGCGCCGCGATGGCCGCGCTGAAGGAGCGCGGCTGCACGGACATCTCCGTCTTCTCCTCCTCCGGACGCGCCGAGGGCTTCGTCGCCTCCCGCGGCGGCACCGCCGTCACCGCGGCGGACCTGCCGGGCGCCATGCGCCGCGCCGACGTCGTCATCGGCTGCAGCGGCAGCGACGCCCGGATCGACGCCGCGGACATCGAACGGGTCCGCGCCGGGAGCAACCGCCCGCTCGTCGTCATCGACCTCGCCCTGAGCCACGACTTCGACCCCGCCGTCGGGACCCTCGACGACGTCGAACTCATCACCCTCGAGTCCGTCCGCGCCGCGGCCCCCGAGGAGCAGGCCGACGCGCTCGCTCAGGCCGCCGACCTCGTGCGCGGCGCCGCGCGGTCCTTCGAGGAACAGCAGACCACCCGCGCCATGAACGCGGCAATCGTGGCACTGCGCCGGCACACGCAGGCGGTCCTCGACTCCGAGATGGAGCGGGTCCGCGCCCAGCACGGCTGCACGGCCGCTGCGGAGGAGGTCGAGTTCGCCCTGCGGCGCATGGTCCGGCAGCTCCTGCACGTGCCCACCGTCCGAGCGCGTGAACTCGCTGCCGAGGGACGCCAGGACGACTACACCGCAGCGCTCGAAGCCCTCTACGGGATCGACATGGCGCCCGCGGAGAAGACGCCCGCTCCGCATCCGGACCTCGGCGCCCCGGGTCATGCGGCCGAGGTCGTGCCGGCCACCCGACCGCACGAGCACCTCGACGGCGCCGTCTGCCCCGTGGACCACGAACGGCCCGCACAGAGCGCCTGA
- the moeB gene encoding molybdopterin-synthase adenylyltransferase MoeB, translated as MTAFPSSAPVSAQAVPSAPPGVAAGLLPLVEARGSLSQEETLRYSRHLIIPGFGTEAQLRLKNARVLVIGAGGLGSPVLLYLAAAGVGTLGVVDDDGVELSNLQRQVIHGMPDLGRSKAESARDSILALNPLVDVVLHEERLDRGNALELFAGYDLVIDGTDNFATRYLVNDAAAILGKPYVWGSILRFDGQVSVFWQDHGPTYRDLYPEAPPPGSVPSCAEGGVLGVLCGQIGSVMVNEAIKLITGVGTTLLGRVLVFDALDMSWRELRVRSDPTASRITELIDYEQFCGLPSPAAAAASGEAPEEVVPTVSVEELSALLAARAAGTADFDLLDVRNPEEHAIVSIDGAVLVPKNLIIDGDTVIEPGRTLYVHCKSGVRSADVVRFLRDHGHRDAVSVEGGIIEWVRRIEPEKMTY; from the coding sequence ATGACCGCTTTCCCGTCGTCCGCGCCCGTGAGTGCCCAGGCCGTCCCGTCAGCACCGCCCGGCGTGGCCGCGGGCCTGCTGCCCCTGGTCGAGGCGAGGGGGAGCCTGTCGCAGGAGGAGACCCTGCGGTATTCGCGGCACCTGATCATCCCCGGTTTCGGCACGGAGGCGCAGCTGCGCCTGAAGAATGCGCGCGTCCTCGTGATCGGCGCGGGAGGGCTGGGATCGCCGGTGCTCCTGTACCTGGCGGCGGCGGGCGTGGGGACGCTCGGGGTCGTGGACGACGACGGCGTCGAGCTCTCCAACCTGCAGCGCCAGGTCATCCACGGCATGCCGGATCTCGGCCGGTCGAAGGCGGAATCCGCCCGCGACAGCATCCTGGCGCTGAATCCGCTCGTGGACGTCGTGCTGCACGAGGAGCGGCTGGACCGCGGCAACGCGCTGGAGCTCTTCGCCGGGTACGACCTCGTCATCGACGGCACGGACAACTTCGCCACGCGCTACCTCGTCAACGACGCCGCGGCGATCCTCGGCAAGCCGTACGTGTGGGGCTCCATCCTGCGGTTCGACGGCCAGGTCAGCGTGTTCTGGCAGGACCACGGACCCACCTACCGCGACCTGTACCCCGAAGCGCCGCCGCCCGGTTCCGTGCCCTCGTGCGCAGAGGGCGGGGTGCTGGGCGTGTTGTGCGGGCAGATCGGCTCCGTGATGGTCAACGAGGCGATCAAGCTCATCACGGGGGTGGGCACCACGCTGCTCGGCCGGGTGCTCGTGTTCGACGCGCTCGACATGAGCTGGCGGGAACTGCGGGTGCGGTCCGACCCGACGGCGTCGCGCATCACCGAACTCATCGACTACGAGCAGTTCTGCGGCCTGCCGTCACCGGCGGCCGCGGCGGCATCCGGGGAGGCGCCGGAGGAGGTCGTGCCGACCGTGTCCGTCGAGGAGCTCTCCGCGCTCCTCGCGGCGCGCGCCGCCGGCACCGCGGACTTCGACCTGCTGGATGTGCGGAACCCCGAGGAACACGCGATCGTGAGCATCGACGGCGCCGTGCTGGTGCCGAAGAACCTGATCATCGACGGGGACACGGTGATCGAGCCGGGCAGGACGCTGTACGTGCACTGCAAGTCCGGCGTGCGGTCGGCCGATGTGGTCCGCTTCCTCCGGGACCACGGACACCGTGATGCCGTGTCCGTGGAGGGCGGCATCATCGAATGGGTGCGGAGGATCGAGCCGGAGAAGATGACCTACTGA
- a CDS encoding TetR/AcrR family transcriptional regulator, producing MSVEPTTAGKAVRLPRDERRRQLLAAAQEVFVSNGYHGAAMDDIAVAAKVSKPVLYQHFPGKRDLYLALLDGHLAELTQLLVDALRSTEDNKLRVHATMRAYFQFIAQDSQAHRLVFESDIGNEPDVRSRLEEFNAHFAGAIAGVIAGDTQLSIVEATLLGRGLAGMAQVSARYWLETDGSLDIDAAAELIYRLAWRGISRFPKEI from the coding sequence GTGAGTGTTGAACCGACCACCGCAGGAAAAGCCGTCCGGTTGCCGCGGGACGAGCGACGACGCCAGCTCCTGGCGGCGGCGCAGGAAGTCTTCGTGAGCAACGGCTACCACGGTGCCGCCATGGACGACATCGCCGTGGCGGCCAAGGTCAGCAAGCCCGTGCTCTACCAGCACTTCCCCGGCAAGCGGGATCTCTATCTCGCGCTGCTCGACGGGCACCTCGCCGAACTCACGCAGCTGCTCGTGGACGCACTGCGGTCCACCGAGGACAACAAGCTGCGCGTCCACGCCACCATGCGGGCCTACTTCCAGTTCATCGCCCAGGACAGCCAGGCGCACAGGCTCGTGTTCGAGTCCGACATCGGCAACGAGCCCGATGTCCGGAGCCGGCTCGAGGAGTTCAACGCCCACTTCGCCGGCGCGATCGCCGGTGTGATCGCCGGCGACACGCAGCTCTCGATCGTGGAGGCGACGCTGCTGGGACGCGGCCTCGCCGGGATGGCCCAGGTCAGCGCACGCTACTGGCTGGAGACGGACGGCAGTCTCGACATCGATGCTGCCGCGGAGCTCATCTACCGTTTAGCTTGGCGCGGAATCAGCCGTTTCCCGAAAGAGATCTAG
- a CDS encoding DUF3107 domain-containing protein, whose translation MEIKIGIQNVNREIILESSESADAIAELVAQAMSGGTELRLKDAKGRQVIVPTSVLGYVEIGAEETRRVGFGAL comes from the coding sequence GTGGAAATCAAGATCGGTATCCAGAACGTCAACCGCGAGATCATCCTCGAATCCTCCGAGAGCGCCGACGCCATCGCCGAGCTCGTGGCCCAGGCGATGAGCGGCGGTACCGAGCTGCGCCTCAAGGACGCGAAGGGCCGCCAGGTGATCGTCCCGACGTCGGTGCTCGGCTACGTCGAGATCGGCGCCGAGGAGACGCGACGCGTCGGGTTCGGCGCACTCTAG
- a CDS encoding ferritin-like fold-containing protein, giving the protein MNNGSSDSTALSATGRDRTGSEDAASGITVPATDDAFANPLYARFVTDLLGIVAYGELSGFERLSSDARFSPSLADRAGLGRLAVQEFEHFEMVGAFLADLGITVEDAMTPFQASIDAFHERTRPGDWYESLMKAYVIDAFSGDFYRSLAGSFDPRTRELIRAIDSGDGAAHLQRRLKEALSDDPRLASRLALWGRRLVGEALTQAQRVGIEREYLAGLLFANEPDHTQHTTALFAQLTRNHSRRMSALGLTA; this is encoded by the coding sequence ATGAACAACGGCTCCTCCGACAGCACGGCCCTCTCGGCAACCGGACGGGATCGCACCGGATCCGAGGATGCGGCCTCCGGAATCACCGTTCCCGCCACAGACGACGCGTTCGCGAATCCCCTCTACGCGCGCTTCGTGACCGACCTCCTCGGCATCGTCGCGTACGGGGAGCTGTCCGGATTCGAGCGGCTGTCCTCGGACGCGCGGTTCTCGCCCAGTCTCGCCGACCGTGCCGGCCTGGGCCGGCTGGCCGTGCAGGAGTTCGAGCACTTCGAGATGGTCGGAGCCTTCCTCGCGGACCTCGGCATCACGGTCGAGGACGCCATGACCCCGTTCCAGGCCTCCATCGACGCCTTCCACGAGCGGACACGCCCCGGTGACTGGTACGAGTCGCTCATGAAGGCCTACGTGATCGACGCCTTCTCCGGGGACTTCTACCGGTCGCTGGCCGGCAGTTTCGACCCCCGCACCCGCGAACTCATTCGCGCCATCGACTCGGGCGACGGTGCGGCCCACCTCCAGAGACGGCTGAAGGAGGCACTCTCCGACGATCCCCGCCTCGCCTCGCGCCTGGCACTCTGGGGCCGCAGGCTCGTGGGGGAGGCCCTGACCCAGGCGCAGCGGGTGGGGATCGAGCGCGAGTACCTCGCCGGTCTCCTCTTCGCGAACGAGCCGGACCACACGCAGCACACGACGGCGCTCTTCGCGCAGCTCACCCGGAACCATTCACGGCGCATGAGCGCCCTGGGACTCACCGCCTGA
- a CDS encoding YdeI/OmpD-associated family protein: protein MDFSAVLERAGRTATGIEVPEEVLASLGGGRRPAVTVTLGAYTFRTTVGSMNGRAMIPVSAEHRTGAGVAADQTVAVGLRLDLEERTVDVPEDLAVALSADPALVAAFAALSVSRRKALVLPIEQAKGADTRQRRVLKAVASLRPHDA from the coding sequence ATGGATTTCTCGGCTGTCCTGGAGCGGGCGGGCCGCACGGCCACGGGCATCGAGGTCCCGGAGGAGGTGCTGGCGTCGCTCGGCGGCGGCAGGCGCCCCGCCGTGACCGTGACGCTGGGTGCCTACACCTTCCGCACCACCGTCGGATCCATGAACGGCCGCGCCATGATCCCGGTCAGTGCGGAGCATCGGACCGGGGCCGGGGTGGCAGCCGACCAGACGGTGGCCGTGGGCCTCCGCCTGGACCTCGAGGAGCGCACCGTCGACGTGCCGGAGGACCTCGCCGTCGCCCTCTCGGCCGATCCGGCGCTCGTCGCCGCGTTCGCCGCCCTGTCGGTCAGCCGGCGGAAGGCACTCGTCCTGCCCATCGAGCAGGCGAAGGGCGCCGACACGCGGCAGCGCCGTGTCCTGAAGGCCGTGGCGTCGCTCCGCCCCCACGACGCCTAG
- a CDS encoding RNB domain-containing ribonuclease has product MPAQHMDIRDRESQQRLTESLRALREELEIREDFPEEVLREAQAALASLDLPATDLRDLPFLTIDPPGSTDLDQAVHLVRTGSADPADPGATDATGYEVWYAIADVPLFVRPGGAVDAEARLRGQTMYAPDGRISLHPEAISEDAASLLPDRDRPAFVWHFRLDAAAVVQSVTVGRAMVRSRRQLTYAEAQAEIDAGTADEQLTLLKEIGLHRIQQELERGGASLNLPRQEITHDGESYGILTEPALPCEDWNAQISLMTGMAAARMMIDGGIGILRTMPEPDEGALAKFRRQSEALEHPWPADLPYDAFLRTLDVADPRQLALMHAAASLFRGAGYTAFDGQVPDAVVQSAIAAPYAHTTAPLRRLVDRFVLVTCASLCAGEEVPEWVRAALPDLNALMASSNQTASRLDSGAMDAVQAALLSNRIGEAFSAVVLQGSPPAAEDAPGKQAPRLSGTVQVTEPPLEAKCYGELVAGERVTVVLLEADIARRRLRFEVKPPDAPPPGLR; this is encoded by the coding sequence GTGCCCGCACAGCATATGGATATCAGGGACCGGGAGTCCCAGCAGCGCCTCACGGAGTCGCTGCGGGCCCTGCGCGAGGAACTCGAGATCCGCGAGGACTTCCCCGAGGAGGTCCTGCGGGAGGCGCAGGCCGCACTGGCGTCCCTGGATCTCCCCGCGACGGACCTGCGGGACCTGCCGTTCCTCACCATCGACCCGCCCGGCTCCACGGACCTCGACCAGGCCGTGCACCTCGTGCGGACGGGCAGCGCCGACCCGGCCGACCCGGGTGCCACGGACGCGACGGGCTACGAGGTCTGGTACGCCATCGCCGACGTACCGCTCTTCGTGCGCCCCGGCGGCGCCGTCGATGCGGAGGCACGGCTCCGCGGACAGACGATGTACGCACCGGACGGGCGGATCTCGCTGCACCCGGAGGCCATCTCCGAGGACGCCGCGAGCCTCCTCCCAGACCGGGACCGGCCCGCCTTCGTGTGGCACTTCCGCCTCGATGCCGCGGCCGTCGTGCAGTCCGTCACCGTCGGCCGCGCCATGGTCCGGAGCCGACGCCAGCTCACCTACGCCGAGGCCCAGGCGGAGATCGACGCCGGTACCGCCGACGAGCAGCTCACCCTCCTGAAGGAGATCGGCCTGCACCGCATCCAGCAGGAGCTCGAGCGCGGCGGGGCGAGCCTCAACCTGCCCCGCCAGGAGATCACCCACGACGGCGAGAGCTACGGCATCCTCACGGAGCCCGCCCTGCCCTGCGAGGACTGGAACGCGCAGATCTCCCTCATGACGGGCATGGCCGCCGCCCGCATGATGATCGACGGCGGCATCGGCATCCTGCGCACCATGCCCGAGCCCGACGAGGGGGCCCTCGCGAAGTTCCGGCGGCAGTCCGAGGCCCTCGAGCACCCCTGGCCGGCGGACCTGCCCTACGACGCGTTCCTCCGTACGCTCGACGTCGCCGACCCGCGACAGCTCGCGCTGATGCACGCCGCGGCCTCGCTCTTCCGGGGCGCCGGGTACACCGCCTTCGACGGACAGGTGCCCGACGCCGTCGTCCAGTCCGCGATCGCCGCACCCTACGCCCACACCACCGCTCCCCTCCGACGCCTCGTGGACCGCTTCGTGCTCGTGACCTGTGCGTCGCTCTGTGCCGGGGAGGAGGTACCCGAGTGGGTGCGGGCGGCCCTGCCGGACCTCAACGCGCTCATGGCGTCCTCCAACCAGACGGCCTCGCGGCTCGATTCGGGTGCGATGGACGCGGTGCAGGCCGCCCTGCTGAGCAACCGCATCGGCGAGGCGTTCTCCGCCGTCGTCCTCCAGGGTTCGCCGCCGGCCGCCGAGGACGCCCCCGGCAAGCAGGCGCCCCGCCTGTCCGGCACCGTGCAGGTCACCGAACCGCCGCTCGAGGCCAAATGCTACGGCGAGCTCGTCGCGGGCGAACGCGTCACCGTGGTGCTCCTGGAAGCCGACATCGCGCGCCGCCGCCTGCGCTTCGAGGTCAAACCCCCGGACGCACCCCCGCCCGGCCTGCGATGA
- a CDS encoding DEAD/DEAH box helicase, with translation MTDAHHLVADNSADAIDVEDTLVTTDEPHAAVAETFADFNVRPDIVESLADAGITHPFPIQAMTLSIALGGHDIIGQAKTGTGKTLGFGIPAIQRVVGPDDAGYEKLPVPGAPQALVVVPTRELAVQVANDLTTAAKKRNARIVTIYGGRAYEPQIEAIKKGVEIVVGTPGRLIDLYRQKLLVLKNVKIVVLDEADEMLDLGFLPDVETLIAATPPVRQTLLFSATMPGPVIAMARRYMTQPTHIRAADPEDEGITKKDIRQVIYRAHNLDKAEVVARILQARNRGRAIIFCKTKRTAAKLSEELIDRGFAAGAIHGDLGQGAREQALRAFRGDKIDVLVATEVAARGIDVEDITHVINYQCPEDEKAYLHRVGRTGRAGKKGTAVTFVDWDDVPRWGLINKALGLDTPEPVETYSSSPHLYTDLDIPEGTKGRLPRKDRKLAGIQAEVLEDLGETGKRGGGTRGTRDDDAQGRSGGRGPRRDGAPSGSGSGDGSGRSRSRGRGGNSSATDAPAAPAQADGGRGRTPSSLRRRGRGARGRPSAPQPDPPPQRRGRREACRRHGGLTPGVGAPCAVRASPVERGRRQPGGARGQCGVPRHTAGRGLHHDLRGPALQHGPGAAPPADLDGAGGAGRG, from the coding sequence ATGACGGACGCCCATCACCTCGTCGCCGACAACTCGGCCGACGCGATCGACGTCGAGGACACCCTGGTCACCACCGACGAGCCGCACGCGGCCGTCGCCGAGACCTTCGCGGACTTCAACGTCCGCCCCGACATCGTCGAGTCCCTTGCAGACGCCGGCATCACCCACCCCTTCCCCATCCAGGCGATGACCCTCTCGATCGCCCTTGGCGGCCACGACATCATCGGCCAGGCGAAGACCGGCACGGGCAAGACCCTCGGCTTCGGCATCCCGGCGATCCAGCGCGTGGTCGGCCCCGACGACGCGGGATACGAGAAGCTCCCGGTCCCCGGCGCGCCGCAGGCCCTCGTCGTCGTCCCGACGCGCGAGCTCGCCGTGCAGGTGGCGAACGACCTCACGACGGCGGCGAAGAAGCGCAACGCGCGGATCGTCACCATCTACGGCGGCCGTGCCTACGAGCCCCAGATCGAGGCCATCAAGAAGGGCGTCGAGATCGTCGTCGGTACGCCCGGACGCCTGATCGACCTGTACCGGCAGAAGCTGCTCGTCCTCAAGAACGTGAAGATCGTGGTGCTCGACGAGGCCGACGAGATGCTGGACCTCGGCTTCCTGCCCGACGTCGAGACCCTCATCGCCGCGACGCCTCCGGTGCGCCAGACGCTCCTGTTCTCCGCGACCATGCCCGGCCCCGTCATCGCGATGGCACGCCGCTACATGACGCAGCCCACCCACATCCGCGCCGCGGACCCCGAGGACGAGGGCATCACCAAGAAGGACATCCGCCAGGTCATCTACCGGGCGCACAACCTGGACAAGGCCGAGGTGGTGGCCCGCATCCTGCAGGCCAGGAACCGCGGCCGCGCCATCATCTTCTGCAAGACCAAGCGCACCGCGGCGAAGCTCTCCGAGGAACTGATCGACCGCGGCTTCGCGGCCGGCGCCATCCACGGCGACCTCGGCCAGGGTGCCCGCGAGCAGGCGCTGCGGGCCTTCCGCGGCGACAAGATCGACGTCCTCGTCGCCACGGAGGTCGCGGCGCGCGGCATCGACGTCGAGGACATCACGCACGTCATCAACTACCAGTGCCCCGAGGACGAGAAGGCCTACCTGCACCGCGTGGGCCGCACGGGCCGTGCCGGCAAGAAGGGCACCGCGGTCACGTTCGTCGACTGGGACGACGTCCCCCGCTGGGGCCTGATCAACAAGGCACTCGGCCTCGACACGCCCGAACCCGTCGAGACGTACTCCTCGTCGCCGCACCTGTACACCGATCTCGACATCCCCGAGGGCACCAAGGGCCGCCTGCCCCGCAAGGACCGCAAGCTGGCCGGCATCCAGGCCGAGGTCCTCGAGGATCTCGGGGAGACCGGCAAGCGCGGCGGTGGCACGCGCGGCACCCGCGACGACGACGCCCAGGGGCGCTCCGGCGGCCGCGGCCCGCGCCGCGACGGCGCACCCTCAGGCTCAGGCTCCGGCGACGGCTCCGGTCGTTCGCGCAGCCGCGGCCGCGGCGGGAACAGCTCCGCGACGGACGCTCCTGCCGCGCCCGCGCAGGCGGACGGGGGTCGAGGGCGGACGCCGTCGTCGCTCCGGCGGCGAGGGCGAGGCGCCCGCGGGCGACCGTCCGCGCCGCAGCCGGACCCGCCGCCGCAACGGCGAGGTCGTCGGGAAGCCTGCCGGCGGCACGGAGGACTGACACCCGGTGTCGGAGCTCCCTGCGCCGTCCGTGCCTCCCCTGTGGAGCGCGGACGGCGCCAACCTGGTGGTGCACGCGGACAATGCGGAGTACCTCGCCACACTGCCGGACGCGGCCTTCACCATGATCTACGTGGACCCGCCCTTCAACACGGGCCGGGTGCAGCGCCGCCAGCAGACCTCGATGGTGCGGGCGGCGCAGGGCGAGGGTGA
- a CDS encoding DNA-methyltransferase — protein MDPPFNTGRVQRRQQTSMVRAAQGEGDRVGFKGLSYSTVKGMLASYDDAFEDYWDFLWPRLAEAWRLLADDGTLYLHLDYREVHYAKVMLDALFGRDCFLNEIIWAYDYGARAKRKWPAKHDNILVYVKNPSGYYFNSDEVDREPYMAPGLVTAEKAALGKLPTDVWWHTIVSPTGREKTGYPTQKPEGLLRRAVAASSREGDWVLDFFAGSGTLGAVAGKLGRRFVCVDRNPQAIEVMHARLAPWT, from the coding sequence GTGGACCCGCCCTTCAACACGGGCCGGGTGCAGCGCCGCCAGCAGACCTCGATGGTGCGGGCGGCGCAGGGCGAGGGTGACCGCGTGGGCTTCAAGGGCCTCTCGTACTCGACGGTCAAGGGCATGCTCGCGAGCTACGACGACGCCTTCGAGGACTACTGGGACTTCCTCTGGCCCCGGCTCGCCGAGGCGTGGCGGCTCCTGGCCGATGACGGCACGCTCTATCTGCACCTGGACTACCGGGAGGTGCATTACGCGAAGGTCATGCTGGACGCCCTGTTCGGCCGCGACTGCTTCCTGAACGAGATCATCTGGGCCTACGACTACGGTGCGCGGGCCAAGCGCAAGTGGCCGGCCAAGCACGACAACATCCTCGTATACGTGAAGAACCCGTCCGGCTACTACTTCAACAGCGACGAGGTGGACCGGGAACCCTACATGGCGCCGGGGCTCGTGACCGCGGAGAAGGCGGCCCTCGGCAAGCTCCCCACCGACGTGTGGTGGCACACGATCGTCTCCCCCACCGGCCGGGAGAAGACCGGCTACCCCACGCAGAAGCCCGAGGGCCTGCTGCGCCGCGCCGTCGCGGCCAGTAGCCGCGAGGGCGACTGGGTGCTCGACTTCTTCGCCGGCTCGGGGACCCTCGGCGCCGTCGCCGGGAAGCTCGGCCGCCGCTTCGTCTGCGTGGACCGGAATCCGCAGGCCATCGAGGTCATGCACGCGCGCCTGGCCCCATGGACCTGA